A single region of the Chelmon rostratus isolate fCheRos1 chromosome 5, fCheRos1.pri, whole genome shotgun sequence genome encodes:
- the LOC121606480 gene encoding 3-hydroxy-3-methylglutaryl-coenzyme A reductase-like — protein MLTRLFRMHGLLVASHPWEVIVGTVTLTICMLSMNMFTGNDQICGWNFDCPKTEEQILSSDIIILTITRCIAIVYIYFQFQNLRQLGSKYILGIAGLFTIFSSFVFSTVVIHFLDKELTGLNEALPFFLLLIDLSKACALAKFALSSSSQDEVRDNISRGMAVLGPTFTLDALVECLVIGVGTMSGVRQLEIMCCFGCMSVLANYFVFMTFFPACVSLVLELSRENQEGHPIWQLSHFSRVMEEEEDNKPNPVTQRVKMIMSLGLVMVHAHSRWIAEPLSINTTVDIPQVGMELDHLSPRRIEPEKPLWHFYLTRMITMDIEQVICLALALLLAIKYIFFEQVEMESTLSLKNPITMSAPALTPRRPIETCCRKEPLAPRPPAPTQTVADPMPADKTERDEVIRPLSPPTTDPQPKSFFVVGEGEEELKSKNDQPSIPQNPRGLDECVAILNNPELGPRFLSDAEVMLLVNSRHIPAYKLEAMMEKPERGVAIRRQMISAKLPSPSALSSLPYTDYDYSKVMGACCENVIGYMPVPVGVAGPLHLDGKQFQVPMATTEGCLVASTNRGCRAIALGGGASSRILADSMTRGPVVRLPSACQAAEVKAWLESTDGFQAIKDAFDNTSRFARLQKLLVGLAGRNLYIRFHSKTGDAMGMNMISKGTEQALSTLQQHFPELQVVAVSGNYCTDKKPAAINWIEGRGKSAVCEATIPAKVVREVLKTTTEALVEVNISKNLVGSAMAGSIGGYNAHAANLVAAIYIACGQDPAQSVGSSNCITLMEASGPTGEDLYISCTMPSIELGTVGGGTNLPPQQACLQMLGVQGASQDCPGENARQLARVVCATVLAGELSLMAALAAGHLVKSHMTHNRSKVNLQESPGTCTKKAS, from the exons ATGCTGACCCGCCTGTTCCGTATGCACGGCCTCCTGGTGGCCTCCCACCCCTGGGAGGTGATCGTTGGCACAGTCACCCTCACCATCTGTATGCTGTCCATGAACATGTTCACTGGCAATGACCAGATCTGCGGCTGGAACTTTGACTGTCCCAAAACAGAGGAG CAAATTTTGAGCAGTGATATCATCATCCTGACCATCACACGCTGCATTGCCATCGTCTATATTTACTTCCAGTTCCAGAACTTGAGACAACTGGGATCCAAATACATTTTAG GCATTGCTGGCCTTTTCACCATATTCTCCAGTTTTGTATTCAGCACAGTGGTCATTCACTTTCTTGATAAAGAGCTCACTGGCCTCAA TGAGGCTTTACCCTTCTTCCTGCTTCTCATCGACCTCTCCAAGGCATGCGCTCTCGCCAAGTTCGCCTTAAGCTCCAGCTCCCAG GATGAAGTGAGGGACAACATTTCTCGTGGCATGGCAGTTCTGGGACCTACCTTCACTCTGGATGCCCTGGTGGAGTGCTTAGTGATTGGAGTTGGGACCATGTCAG GTGTGCGACAGTTGGAAATCATGTGCTGCTTTGGCTGCATGTCTGTCTTGGCCAACTACTTCGTGTTTATGACTTTCTTCCCTGCGTGTGTCTCACTGGTGCTGGAG TTGTCCCGTGAGAACCAGGAGGGCCATCCCATCTGGCAGCTAAGCCACTTCTCcagagtgatggaggaggaggaggacaacaAGCCCAACCCCGTAACCCAGAGAGTCAAAATGATCATG TCTCTGGGCCTGGTGATGGTTCACGCCCACAGCCGCTGGATCGCCGAGCCCTTGTCCATCAACACCACAGTGGACATCCCACAGGTCGGCATGGAATTAGACCACCTCTCACCCAGGAGGATTGAGCCAGAGAAACCGCTTTGGCACTTCTACCTCACCAG GATGATAACCATGGACATAGAGCAGGTGATCTGTTTGGCCTTGGCCCTGCTGCTGGCTATCAAGTACATCTTCTTTGAGCAGGTTGAGATGGAGTCTACGCTCTCACTGAAGAACCCCATCACTATGTCAGCCCCCGCCTTGACCCCACGCCGACCCATTGAGACCTGCTGCAGGAAGGAGCCGCTCGCTCCCCGACCCCCGGCCCCCACCCAGACCGTGGCTGACCCGATGCCGGCcgacaagacagagagag ATGAGGTAATCCGGCCCCTGTCCCCCCCGACCACTGATCCCCAGCCAAAGAGCTTCTTTGTTGTgggggagggagaagaagagctGAAGTCCAAGAATGATCAGCCGAGCATCCCCCAAAATCCCAGAGGCCTGGACGAATGCGTGGCCATCCTCAACAACCCTGAG CTGGGGCCCCGTTTCCTGAGCGACGCtgaggtgatgctgctggtcaacTCCAGACACATCCCCGCATACAAGCTGGAGGCCATGATGGAGAAACCAGAGAGAGGAGTGGCCATACGAAGGCAGATGATATCTGCAAAGCTTCCCTCTCCTTCTGCGCTCTCCTCCCTGCCATACACAGACTATGACTACTCCAag GTCATGGGCGCCTGCTGTGAGAATGTTATTGGCTACATGCCTGTACCGGTGGGTGTGGCTGGACCGCTCCACCTGGATGGGAAGCAGTTCCAGGTGCCCATGGCAACCACAGAGGGCTGCTTGGTTGCCAGTACCAACCGCGGTTGTCGAGCGATAGCT CTGGGAGGCGGAGCCAGCAGTCGTATCCTGGCCGACAGCATGACCCGAGGACCCGTAGTGAGGCTGCCCTCTGCCTGCCAGGCTGCTGAGGTCAAGGCCTGGCTGGAGAGCACGGACGGTTTTCAGGCCATCAAAGATGCCTTTGATAACACCAGCAG GTTTGCTCGGCTCCAGAAGCTGCTGGTTGGTCTGGCTGGGAGAAATCTCTACATCCGCTTCCATTCCAAGACTGGAGATGCCATGGGCATGAACATGATCTCGAAG GGCACAGAGCAGGCTCTgagcacactgcagcagcacttcCCAGAGCTGCAGGTGGTGGCTGTCAGTGGGAACTACTGCACCGACAAAAAGCCGGCCGCCATCAACTGGATCGAGGGCCGTGGCAAGTCTGCAGTCTGTGAGGCCACCATCCCTGCTAAAGTGGTCAGAGAG gttttgAAAACGACAACAGAAGCTCTGGTGGAGGTCAACATCAGCAAGAACCTGGTGGGCTCGGCCATGGCGGGCAGCATTGGTGGATATAACGCACACGCTGCCAACCTGGTGGCTGCCATCTACATCGCCTGTGGACAG GATCCAGCCCAGTCAGTTGGCAGCAGTAACTGCATCACCCTGATGGAGGCATCAGGACCAACAGGGGAGGACCTATACATCAGCTGCACCATGCCCTCTATAGAGCTGGGCACTGTAGGAGGAGGCACCAACCTGCCCCCCCAGCAAGCCTGCCTCCAg atgttggGCGTGCAGGGGGCCAGTCAGGACTGTCCAGGGGAGAATGCCCGGCAGCTGGCCAGGGTTGTGTGTGCCACCGTGCTGGCTGGAGAGCTCTCACTGATGGCTGCTCTGGCTGCTGGCCACCTGGTCAagagtcacatgacacacaacAG ATCCAAAGTGAACCTGCAGGAGTCTCCAGGAACGTGCACAAAGAAAGCCTCCTGA